In a genomic window of Corynebacterium lizhenjunii:
- a CDS encoding FKBP-type peptidyl-prolyl cis-trans isomerase, translated as MEKPLIEAQTGPAPTDVVIEDIVVGDGAEAQPGGVVEVHYVGADYETNQEFDSSWDRGQSIEFPLTGLIAGWQEGIPGMKEGGRRQLTIPPEKAYGPVGGGHPLSGRTLVFIIDLIRAA; from the coding sequence ATGGAAAAGCCGCTTATTGAAGCACAGACTGGCCCGGCCCCAACCGACGTTGTCATCGAAGATATTGTGGTTGGTGATGGTGCTGAGGCACAACCGGGGGGCGTCGTTGAGGTGCACTACGTTGGCGCCGACTATGAAACGAACCAGGAGTTTGACTCCTCCTGGGACCGTGGTCAGTCCATCGAGTTTCCGCTCACTGGCCTGATTGCCGGCTGGCAGGAGGGCATCCCGGGAATGAAGGAAGGTGGGCGCCGCCAGCTCACTATTCCGCCGGAGAAAGCTTATGGTCCTGTGGGCGGCGGACATCCGCTGTCTGGGCGCACCCTGGTCTTTATTATTGACCTGATCCGCGCGGCCTAA
- a CDS encoding citrate synthase has protein sequence MASEANKVVLHYPGGEYEMDIKQSTEGDSGFDIGKLRNDTGLVTFDPGYAATGSTESKITFINGEEGILRHRGYDIADLAENATFNEVSYLLIKGKLPTQEELIAFNDEIRHHTLLDEDFKAQFSIFPRDAHPMAVLASSVNILSTYYQDQLDPLDEKQLDKATVRLLAKVPMLAAYAYRASQGKPYMYPDNKLNARENFLRMMFGYPTEEYNVDPVVAKALDKLLILHADHEQNCSTSTVRMIGSAQANMFVAVAGGINALSGPLHGGANQAVLEMLEDIQANNGGDATDFMNRVKNKEKGVRLMGFGHRVYKNYDPRAAIVKETAHEILEHLGGDPMLDLAMELEQIALNDDYFVSRKLYPNVDFYTGLIYRAMGFPTDFFTVLFAIGRLPGWIAQYREQLELNTKINRPRQIYTGETLRKVTPRSER, from the coding sequence GTGGCTTCTGAAGCAAACAAGGTCGTACTGCACTACCCGGGTGGCGAGTACGAAATGGATATCAAGCAGTCCACTGAAGGTGACTCTGGTTTCGACATCGGCAAGCTGCGCAACGACACTGGACTGGTCACCTTCGACCCGGGTTACGCCGCTACCGGCTCCACCGAGTCCAAGATCACTTTCATCAACGGTGAGGAAGGCATCCTGCGTCACCGCGGCTACGACATCGCGGACCTGGCGGAAAACGCCACCTTCAATGAGGTTTCCTACCTACTTATCAAGGGCAAGCTCCCCACTCAAGAAGAGCTGATCGCCTTCAACGATGAGATCCGCCACCACACCCTGCTGGACGAGGACTTCAAGGCACAGTTCTCCATCTTCCCGCGCGACGCGCACCCGATGGCCGTGCTAGCTTCCTCCGTTAACATTTTGTCCACCTACTACCAGGACCAACTGGATCCGCTGGACGAAAAGCAGCTGGACAAGGCCACCGTGCGCCTGCTGGCTAAGGTGCCCATGTTGGCTGCCTACGCCTACCGCGCATCCCAGGGCAAGCCCTACATGTACCCGGACAACAAGCTGAATGCTCGCGAGAACTTCCTGCGCATGATGTTCGGCTACCCGACTGAAGAGTACAACGTGGACCCGGTGGTGGCTAAGGCTCTGGACAAGCTGCTGATTCTGCACGCTGACCACGAGCAGAACTGCTCCACCTCCACCGTGCGCATGATCGGCTCTGCACAGGCCAACATGTTTGTTGCCGTTGCCGGTGGTATTAACGCGCTATCCGGCCCGCTGCACGGCGGCGCAAACCAGGCCGTGTTGGAGATGCTGGAAGACATTCAGGCCAACAATGGCGGCGACGCTACCGACTTCATGAACCGCGTGAAGAACAAGGAAAAGGGCGTCCGCCTGATGGGCTTTGGCCACCGCGTGTACAAGAACTACGACCCGCGTGCCGCCATTGTCAAGGAAACTGCCCACGAGATTCTGGAGCACCTGGGTGGTGACCCGATGCTGGATCTGGCCATGGAGCTAGAGCAGATCGCGCTCAACGACGACTACTTCGTCTCCCGCAAGCTCTACCCGAACGTGGACTTCTACACCGGCCTGATCTACCGTGCCATGGGCTTCCCCACGGACTTCTTCACCGTACTCTTCGCCATCGGCCGCCTGCCGGGTTGGATTGCTCAGTACCGCGAGCAGCTGGAGCTCAACACCAAGATCAACCGCCCGCGCCAGATCTACACTGGTGAGACCCTGCGCAAGGTCACCCCGCGCTCTGAGCGCTAG
- the serC gene encoding phosphoserine transaminase — translation MTTADFTLPSELLPADGRFGCGPSKVRPSQIEAISAHAADIIGTSHRQPAVKDVVGRVREGLSSLFSLPEGYEIVLSLGGATAFWDAATFGLIQQRSSHLSFGEFSSKFAKASAQAPWLEAPHITEAPVGTAPSSSQLNLEGADVVAWAHNETSTGAMTQISRPTAGDSDALVVIDATSGAGGLPVDITETDVYYFSPQKCFASDGGLWLAAMSPAALERIEKISASDRFIPAFLDLQTAVDNSRKNQTYNTPAVATLLMLADQVEWMNHNGGLTGMVERTSANAQALYSWADSHEHATAFVSDPAARSLVVGTIDFADGVDASGIAKLLRSQGIVDIEPYRKLGRNQLRIGMFPAIDTADITTLTRAIDYAIDFLGN, via the coding sequence ATGACTACTGCTGACTTTACCCTTCCCTCCGAGCTTTTGCCTGCCGATGGCCGCTTTGGCTGCGGCCCTTCCAAGGTTCGCCCCTCCCAGATTGAGGCCATCAGCGCCCACGCCGCAGACATCATCGGCACCTCCCACCGCCAGCCCGCCGTCAAGGATGTGGTGGGACGCGTTCGCGAGGGCCTGTCCTCCCTGTTCTCCCTCCCGGAAGGCTACGAGATTGTCCTTTCCCTAGGCGGCGCCACCGCCTTTTGGGACGCAGCCACTTTCGGGCTTATTCAGCAGCGTTCTTCACACCTGAGCTTTGGCGAGTTCTCCTCCAAGTTCGCTAAGGCCTCGGCGCAGGCCCCGTGGCTGGAAGCCCCCCACATCACCGAAGCCCCCGTGGGCACCGCCCCGTCCAGCTCGCAGCTCAACCTCGAGGGCGCGGACGTTGTGGCCTGGGCACATAATGAGACGTCGACTGGCGCGATGACCCAGATCTCTCGCCCGACAGCTGGAGATAGCGATGCCCTGGTGGTCATCGACGCGACCTCCGGGGCCGGCGGGCTTCCGGTGGACATCACCGAAACCGACGTCTACTATTTCTCCCCGCAGAAGTGCTTTGCCTCCGACGGTGGCCTATGGCTTGCCGCAATGTCCCCGGCGGCACTGGAGCGTATTGAGAAGATTTCCGCCTCAGACCGCTTCATCCCCGCGTTCCTGGATCTGCAGACCGCAGTGGATAACTCCCGCAAGAACCAGACCTACAACACCCCGGCGGTAGCCACCTTGCTCATGCTGGCGGACCAGGTGGAATGGATGAACCACAACGGTGGACTCACCGGCATGGTGGAGCGCACCAGCGCCAACGCGCAGGCCCTGTATTCTTGGGCAGATTCCCACGAACACGCTACCGCTTTTGTCAGCGATCCGGCCGCCCGTTCCCTGGTGGTTGGCACCATTGACTTTGCAGATGGGGTGGACGCAAGTGGCATCGCCAAGCTCCTGCGCTCCCAGGGCATTGTGGACATTGAGCCTTATCGCAAGCTGGGCCGCAACCAATTGCGCATTGGCATGTTCCCGGCCATTGATACCGCGGACATCACCACGCTTACCCGCGCCATTGATTACGCGATCGATTTTCTTGGCAATTAG
- the sepH gene encoding septation protein SepH, producing MRELFVVAHESTPTSLVLRTDEGEEFFVDLEALEGPVRSLLLPSAAAPTGPADSAGPAAPAAPAGTTGSADAPTEPADSPSRPLRVAGSAPARRPVSDALSMRPAEIQQRIRAGASIAELAEEMNVAHSRVEPFAHPVLMERARIAELAKQAHPVREDGPAKLTIFEVLATAFAARGHSLSEATWDAYRAKGEPWTVRVTWKAGLSENEAEWTLKQSRGSADTLEARNSVAADLTDPDFVQPVRSLTSVGRGARRVEAIDSRDDFYAADSTAAETVDEAATDAPAFHDLDSRRRDRNKAKGRDALTDLTAPTTPPASAKDSTASEVVEPASSSDASNSAASSSAASSSTAGKGAEDTESGDAEEFFQNPDPQPQPSKRRRRATTPNWEDVLLGVRGNTKRPRN from the coding sequence ATGCGCGAACTTTTCGTGGTTGCCCACGAGTCCACTCCCACCTCCCTGGTGCTGCGCACCGATGAGGGGGAGGAATTCTTTGTGGACCTTGAGGCCCTAGAGGGTCCCGTTCGCTCGTTGCTGCTTCCCTCCGCTGCCGCGCCTACAGGTCCTGCAGACTCCGCAGGACCTGCTGCTCCTGCCGCCCCTGCAGGCACAACAGGGTCTGCCGATGCCCCCACCGAACCTGCCGATTCCCCCTCCCGCCCCCTGCGCGTGGCGGGTTCCGCCCCTGCGCGTCGCCCGGTATCCGACGCCCTGAGCATGCGCCCGGCAGAAATCCAGCAACGCATCCGTGCGGGTGCTTCCATAGCTGAGTTAGCAGAAGAAATGAACGTTGCGCACTCGCGCGTGGAACCGTTTGCACACCCCGTGCTGATGGAACGAGCCCGGATTGCCGAATTAGCCAAGCAGGCCCACCCCGTCCGCGAGGATGGCCCAGCCAAGCTCACCATTTTTGAGGTGCTGGCTACCGCTTTTGCCGCCCGCGGGCATTCACTTTCAGAAGCCACCTGGGACGCCTACCGGGCGAAGGGGGAACCATGGACTGTGCGCGTGACCTGGAAGGCAGGTTTGAGCGAGAACGAGGCCGAATGGACGCTGAAGCAATCTCGCGGTTCCGCTGATACCCTCGAGGCCCGCAACTCCGTTGCCGCAGACCTGACCGATCCGGACTTTGTCCAACCCGTGCGCTCTTTGACCTCCGTGGGGCGTGGCGCGCGCCGCGTGGAGGCCATTGATTCCCGTGATGACTTCTACGCGGCAGACTCCACCGCTGCAGAGACTGTGGACGAGGCGGCTACGGATGCCCCGGCCTTCCATGATCTTGATTCCCGTCGGCGCGACCGGAATAAGGCCAAAGGCAGGGATGCCTTAACGGATTTGACTGCCCCCACTACCCCGCCGGCGTCTGCGAAAGACTCCACTGCGAGCGAGGTTGTTGAGCCTGCAAGCAGCAGCGACGCAAGCAACAGCGCTGCAAGCAGCAGTGCCGCAAGCAGCAGCACTGCTGGCAAGGGAGCTGAAGACACGGAGTCGGGGGATGCAGAAGAGTTTTTCCAAAACCCCGATCCGCAGCCGCAGCCGTCGAAGCGGCGGCGCCGGGCCACCACCCCGAACTGGGAGGACGTATTGCTAGGCGTGCGTGGTAATACCAAACGCCCCCGCAATTAG